One Plasmodium cynomolgi strain B DNA, chromosome 2, whole genome shotgun sequence genomic window carries:
- a CDS encoding hypothetical protein (putative), which yields MIGMANEHFKKITSQETQVLLNSKDILVKVLRENAERNKLKITQECLQDTAQYILNELKKINEVKRIEQVVHDEICDSYRKEYYEYRDRQFNAAFENAHSNWANNEFTKNFDPGSCKEIYDSLKASLIETYKKPFTQEYFKFLDSSVEEWAKQMIY from the exons ATGATCGGAATGGCCAATGaacactttaaaaaaatcactaGCCAAGAAACACAAGTTCTCCTAAATTCCAAAGACATTTTAGTTAAAGTTCTTAGAGAAAATGCAGAACgcaataaattaaaaattacacaagAGTGTCTGCAAGATACGGCTCAGTACATCCtcaatgaattaaaaaaaataaatgaagtgAAAAGAATAGAACAAGTAGTGCATGATGAAATTTGTGATTCCTACAGAAAGGAATATTATGAATATAGAGATAGACAATTTAATGCAGCCTTTGAAAATGCTCATAGTAATTGGGCTAATAacgaatttacaaaaaattttgatccagg TTCATGCAAAGAAATCTATGATTCTTTAAAAGCCTCATTAATTGAAACCTATAAAAAGCCTTTCACGCAAGAGTACTTCAAATTTCTGGATTCATCTGTGGAGGAATGGGCAAAACAAATGATATATTAA